A genomic region of Methanothermobacter sp. CaT2 contains the following coding sequences:
- the carA gene encoding glutamine-hydrolyzing carbamoyl-phosphate synthase small subunit produces MFKEAKLALEDGTIIRGEAFGSETVKTGEVVFATGMTGYVESLTDPSYRGQILMPTYPLQGNYGVSEEWYQSDGIKAEGLIVREMCPAPSHRLSEKTLPEFLDEYGIPGIAGVDTRALTIKIREKGAMKGALATEEIDDEELLEMAVKQPSITEIDLVDMVCVKEPVILNEDASRRVVIVDCGIKRNSIDALLERDLGVVVVPYTTSPAEIMDYEPDGLLISSGPGDPTRVRDAIETVKTLSERLPIFGICLGQQIISLAFGARIYKMKFGHRGVNQPVKDLRSGTVSITSQNHGFTVDPDSVKGTDIEITQLNLNDGTPEGIEHRELPVFSVQYHPEAGPGPHDTVNIFDRFADVLREY; encoded by the coding sequence ATGTTTAAGGAAGCAAAACTCGCCTTGGAAGACGGTACCATAATCAGAGGAGAAGCCTTCGGATCTGAGACGGTGAAAACAGGGGAAGTTGTCTTTGCAACGGGGATGACAGGATATGTTGAGTCACTCACAGATCCATCATACAGGGGTCAGATACTGATGCCAACCTACCCCTTACAGGGCAATTACGGCGTCTCTGAGGAGTGGTACCAGTCAGATGGGATAAAGGCTGAGGGTCTCATTGTCAGGGAAATGTGCCCTGCACCCTCACACAGGCTATCAGAAAAGACCCTCCCGGAGTTCCTGGATGAATATGGGATCCCCGGGATAGCTGGGGTGGATACACGTGCCCTGACAATAAAGATAAGGGAGAAGGGCGCAATGAAGGGTGCCCTGGCAACCGAGGAAATTGATGATGAGGAACTGCTTGAAATGGCGGTGAAGCAGCCATCCATAACAGAGATAGACCTTGTGGATATGGTGTGTGTAAAGGAACCTGTAATCCTGAATGAGGATGCGTCACGGAGGGTTGTGATAGTTGACTGTGGAATCAAGAGGAACAGCATAGATGCCCTCCTTGAGAGGGATCTGGGGGTAGTTGTTGTACCCTACACAACATCACCTGCCGAGATCATGGATTACGAACCCGACGGGCTCCTCATATCAAGCGGACCCGGGGACCCCACAAGGGTGAGGGATGCCATAGAAACGGTTAAAACACTATCCGAACGTCTGCCCATATTCGGGATATGCCTCGGACAGCAGATAATCTCCCTGGCCTTCGGGGCCCGCATATACAAGATGAAGTTTGGTCACAGGGGTGTAAATCAGCCTGTGAAGGACCTGAGGAGCGGAACGGTTTCAATAACCTCCCAGAACCATGGATTCACGGTTGACCCTGATTCAGTGAAGGGCACTGATATAGAGATAACACAGCTGAACCTCAACGATGGAACACCGGAGGGTATAGAGCACAGGGAACTCCCGGTGTTCAGTGTCCAGTACCACCCTGAGGCGGGTCCAGGGCCACATGACACAGTGAACATCTTTGACCGCTTTGCGGATGTTTTAAGGGAATATTAG
- the rimI gene encoding ribosomal protein S18-alanine N-acetyltransferase: MIIREFRPQDLKTVLKIERDSFMDPYPAHLLRDIYNLGAGFLVAQEDGKVVGFIIFWIRFEDEGHIISLAVDKDYRRRGVGAALVMTAISIFEKFHIKNIKLEVRARNKGAIKFYRALGFSEEKILENYYEDGEDAVVMRMDLQPDSLHGHEYRPV, translated from the coding sequence ATGATAATAAGAGAGTTCAGACCACAGGACCTTAAGACGGTCCTTAAGATTGAAAGGGACTCCTTCATGGACCCATACCCCGCCCACCTCCTCAGGGACATCTACAACCTTGGAGCAGGCTTCCTTGTGGCCCAGGAGGATGGGAAGGTCGTTGGATTCATAATATTCTGGATCCGTTTTGAGGATGAGGGTCATATTATCTCACTTGCAGTTGATAAAGATTACCGCAGGAGGGGTGTTGGGGCGGCACTTGTCATGACAGCCATAAGTATATTTGAAAAATTTCACATTAAAAATATTAAACTGGAGGTAAGGGCAAGGAATAAAGGGGCCATAAAATTCTACAGGGCCCTTGGCTTCAGTGAGGAGAAGATACTGGAGAACTACTATGAGGATGGAGAGGATGCTGTGGTCATGAGGATGGATCTACAGCCTGATTCCCTCCATGGGCATGAATATCGACCAGTCTAA
- a CDS encoding UPF0146 family protein yields MWKDLAVYIIRCSGPGTRVVEVGAGRFLYVSDYIRKHSKVDLVLTDIKPSHGGIVRDDITSPRMELYRGAAVIYSIRPPAEIHSSLMRVADAVGARLIIKPLTGEDIVTERKMKLVNYGRTYFYEYIPKSAVGEKIP; encoded by the coding sequence ATGTGGAAGGATCTTGCAGTTTACATAATCAGGTGCTCGGGGCCGGGAACCCGTGTTGTTGAGGTGGGTGCCGGCAGGTTCCTCTATGTTTCAGATTACATCAGGAAACATTCAAAGGTTGATTTGGTTCTTACAGATATTAAACCTTCCCATGGAGGCATTGTACGTGATGACATCACATCCCCCAGGATGGAGCTATACAGGGGGGCCGCAGTAATATACTCCATAAGGCCCCCGGCAGAGATCCACAGCTCCCTCATGAGGGTCGCCGATGCTGTGGGGGCCCGGCTAATAATTAAGCCCCTGACCGGGGAGGATATTGTAACAGAGAGGAAGATGAAACTTGTCAATTATGGCCGGACATACTTCTATGAATACATACCGAAGTCCGCAGTAGGTGAAAAAATACCATAA
- a CDS encoding calcium-translocating P-type ATPase, PMCA-type, with protein MKWADMSLDEVLKELKTSRDGLSRDEASRRLEKYGKNELVEEKKAGPVKLFLSQFMDILIILLILAAVASYFVGDVLDSAVILFVVVVNATVGFIQEYRAERAMEKLKGLVSTEAVVIRDGETLRIPASELTLGDMVIIEEGDNVPADLRLIETYDLRIDESALTGESIPVRKTHENPEDERDVIAFMDSNVVSGRGRGAVIATGMETSMGKIARMIQEDEGKTPLQEKIISLGKSLGLIAVVVCALVFAIQFLRGLPLVDTFMTAVSLAVASVPEGLPAILTLTLALGMQRMARSNAIVRRLLAVETLGSCSVICTDKTGTLTHNRMTVRESELTSPEMALLVCALCNNATSSEGGVIGDPTDAAILSFAAEKGYLRDELERKYPRLAEIPLDSTRKRMSTINQLEDGRYLLVKGAPEIILRRCRYIDSGDGVKELTDEEVERWLSRLNDMTSRALRVLALAYRKLPDGDDEEKDLVFVGLVGMMDPPRREAADAIETCKRAGIKVVMITGDHRDTAVAIAHELGLMDNGMALTGRELDELSDEEFHEIVEDVRVYARVFPEQKVRIVEALQGRGHVVAMTGDGVNDAPALKKAAIGVAMGSGTDVARESSDMVLQDDNFATIVRAVKEGRTIFDNIRRFVKFQLSTNVGAILTIVSASLINLPVPFNPIQILWINIIMDGPPAQSLGVEPPESDIMLRGPERENILPRRNILRIILAGAVMAAGTLGLYMYMLSSGAGIEKAMTVAFTVFVVFQIFNVFNCKSRTGLSNRALILAVVASLALQILVIYLAPLEGIFRTVPLSVVDWVLIVLVASLILILEAVLRFSDGRNKVKENRANP; from the coding sequence ATGAAATGGGCTGATATGAGTTTAGATGAAGTTTTAAAGGAGCTTAAAACGTCCAGGGATGGTTTAAGCCGGGACGAGGCATCGAGGAGACTTGAGAAATACGGGAAGAACGAACTCGTTGAGGAGAAGAAGGCCGGCCCGGTGAAGCTATTCCTCAGCCAGTTCATGGATATACTCATAATACTCCTCATACTGGCTGCCGTTGCATCCTACTTCGTGGGTGACGTCCTTGACTCTGCAGTCATCCTCTTCGTTGTGGTTGTAAACGCCACCGTTGGGTTCATCCAGGAGTACCGGGCCGAACGTGCCATGGAGAAACTCAAGGGCCTGGTATCGACAGAGGCTGTCGTCATAAGGGACGGTGAGACCCTGAGGATCCCTGCATCCGAGCTAACCCTGGGAGACATGGTGATCATAGAGGAGGGAGACAACGTACCCGCCGACCTCCGGTTGATAGAAACCTATGATCTCCGGATAGACGAATCAGCCCTCACCGGGGAATCAATACCCGTCAGGAAGACACATGAAAATCCTGAAGATGAGAGGGATGTTATTGCATTCATGGACTCCAACGTTGTCTCAGGGCGCGGCAGGGGGGCTGTGATAGCCACCGGCATGGAGACCTCCATGGGTAAAATCGCCAGGATGATACAGGAGGATGAGGGTAAAACACCCCTCCAGGAGAAGATAATCTCCCTGGGGAAGAGCCTCGGCCTCATAGCAGTGGTGGTATGTGCCCTTGTATTCGCAATACAGTTCCTCCGCGGCCTGCCACTGGTGGACACATTCATGACAGCGGTTTCCCTTGCCGTCGCATCTGTACCTGAGGGGCTGCCAGCAATACTCACACTGACCCTTGCCCTTGGAATGCAGAGGATGGCCAGGAGCAACGCCATAGTGAGGAGGCTCCTTGCAGTGGAGACACTCGGTTCCTGCTCTGTGATCTGCACAGACAAGACAGGTACACTGACCCACAACCGGATGACCGTGAGGGAATCAGAGCTCACATCACCTGAAATGGCCCTCCTGGTATGCGCCCTCTGCAACAACGCCACATCATCTGAGGGGGGTGTGATAGGTGACCCCACAGATGCTGCCATACTGAGCTTCGCAGCTGAGAAGGGCTACCTGCGGGATGAACTCGAAAGGAAGTACCCCCGTCTGGCAGAGATACCCCTTGACAGTACAAGGAAGAGGATGAGCACCATAAACCAGCTGGAGGACGGACGGTACCTCCTCGTGAAGGGAGCCCCCGAGATAATACTCAGAAGATGCCGTTACATCGACAGCGGTGATGGTGTTAAGGAACTGACTGATGAAGAAGTGGAGAGGTGGCTCTCCAGACTCAATGATATGACCTCAAGGGCCCTCCGGGTGCTTGCACTGGCCTACAGGAAACTCCCTGACGGTGACGATGAGGAGAAGGACCTGGTGTTTGTCGGACTTGTTGGTATGATGGATCCGCCAAGAAGGGAGGCTGCTGATGCCATAGAAACCTGTAAGAGGGCCGGTATAAAGGTTGTTATGATTACAGGGGATCACAGGGACACCGCGGTTGCCATAGCACATGAACTGGGACTCATGGATAACGGGATGGCCCTCACAGGCAGGGAGCTTGATGAGCTCAGTGACGAGGAGTTCCATGAAATCGTTGAAGATGTGAGGGTCTATGCACGTGTTTTTCCCGAGCAGAAGGTCCGGATAGTTGAGGCCCTCCAGGGCAGGGGCCATGTGGTCGCCATGACCGGTGACGGGGTGAACGATGCTCCTGCCCTCAAGAAGGCCGCCATCGGTGTGGCCATGGGCAGCGGTACAGATGTGGCCAGGGAATCCTCCGACATGGTCCTCCAGGATGATAACTTCGCAACCATCGTCAGGGCGGTTAAAGAGGGCAGAACGATATTCGATAATATAAGGCGTTTTGTTAAGTTCCAGCTCTCAACAAACGTGGGGGCCATCCTGACAATTGTGTCAGCATCCCTCATCAACCTCCCGGTCCCCTTCAACCCGATACAGATACTCTGGATCAACATAATAATGGATGGACCACCTGCACAGTCCCTGGGTGTTGAGCCCCCTGAGTCAGATATAATGCTCCGCGGACCTGAAAGGGAGAATATACTCCCAAGGAGGAACATCCTGAGGATAATCCTTGCAGGTGCTGTGATGGCCGCCGGTACCCTGGGGCTCTACATGTACATGCTATCATCAGGAGCGGGGATTGAGAAGGCCATGACAGTGGCCTTCACGGTGTTCGTCGTTTTCCAGATATTCAACGTCTTCAACTGCAAGTCACGGACTGGCCTGTCAAACAGGGCGCTGATCCTTGCCGTTGTGGCCTCACTGGCCCTGCAGATCCTCGTGATCTACCTTGCACCCCTTGAGGGCATATTCAGGACTGTGCCACTATCAGTGGTGGACTGGGTGCTGATAGTCCTGGTGGCATCACTGATACTCATCCTCGAGGCTGTCCTGAGATTCTCTGATGGGAGAAATAAAGTAAAGGAGAACCGTGCAAACCCCTGA
- the cobK gene encoding precorrin-6A reductase → MSVIVMAGTEDARRIISRLSGMPWVEVTATATTEHGSDLAEKSGASRTVTGALDSDGLRELMADLDACILIDATHPFAAQATANALRACRETGTLYVRFERPEVSPDGVIRVGSFREAGEVASSLIGDGEVVMHLAGVSTLGDVLRSLEPERVAVRVLPSTSSIEKCLQLGVPASHIIAMQGRFSAEMNIAILREYRAGAVITKESGETGGLPEKVEAASELGIPVILVERPEVNLEGEAVFGDINDLMDHVLKILRDMGQPGD, encoded by the coding sequence ATGTCTGTCATCGTTATGGCCGGGACAGAGGATGCCAGGAGGATAATATCTAGGCTCTCAGGGATGCCATGGGTCGAGGTGACAGCCACTGCGACAACAGAGCATGGATCTGACCTTGCAGAGAAGTCTGGAGCCTCAAGGACAGTTACAGGAGCCCTGGACAGTGATGGGCTCCGTGAACTCATGGCAGACCTTGATGCCTGCATCCTGATTGACGCCACCCACCCCTTCGCAGCCCAGGCAACAGCAAATGCCCTCAGGGCCTGCAGGGAAACCGGAACCCTTTATGTGAGGTTTGAAAGGCCGGAAGTTAGCCCTGATGGAGTTATAAGGGTCGGTTCATTCAGGGAGGCCGGTGAAGTCGCCTCATCCCTCATAGGGGATGGGGAGGTTGTGATGCACCTTGCTGGTGTATCCACCCTGGGGGATGTCCTCAGATCCCTTGAACCTGAGAGGGTTGCTGTCCGCGTACTCCCCTCCACCTCATCCATCGAGAAATGCCTCCAGCTGGGGGTCCCGGCCAGCCATATCATCGCCATGCAGGGCAGGTTCTCAGCTGAAATGAACATTGCCATCCTCCGGGAATACCGTGCAGGTGCTGTTATAACCAAGGAGAGCGGTGAAACAGGTGGGCTCCCTGAGAAGGTTGAGGCGGCATCAGAACTCGGCATACCGGTTATACTCGTGGAGAGGCCGGAGGTTAACCTGGAGGGTGAGGCTGTCTTCGGTGACATCAACGACCTCATGGACCATGTGCTGAAGATCCTCAGGGATATGGGACAGCCAGGTGACTGA
- the glp gene encoding gephyrin-like molybdotransferase Glp: protein MGVEFLEIIDLDDARRITGELFSELYSQGTETVDILDADGRVLADDIESPVDLPPFDRASRDGYAVRAADTFGADEENPATLRCIETVDAGSVPSLEVAEGLCTRISTGAPVPEGADAVVMVEYTWEEGDRVYIQRPAYPSQHIAARGSDIGAGNVLLRAGTVLSPDKIAALSAAGITRVNVISKPSVCVISTGNELIEPSGQLEPGKIFDSNSAGLSSALKEAGCSVKRGGIVRDDYGELRDAILRGLEEADMVITSGGTSAGAGDILSEVLDELGRVVIHGISIKPGKPTIVGVVDDKIVVGLPGFPVSALIVFMSLIEPFIRKLSGRKASSGQVKTLKLAERLHSSRGRVHYALVMVDGDYARPIFKDSGAVAALAGADGYIEVPKNVEIINEGEEVEVVLFENQ, encoded by the coding sequence ATGGGTGTTGAATTTCTTGAGATAATCGATCTGGATGATGCCAGGAGAATAACGGGGGAACTGTTCAGTGAACTCTACAGCCAGGGCACTGAAACTGTTGATATACTGGATGCTGATGGAAGGGTGCTTGCTGATGACATCGAAAGTCCGGTGGACCTCCCACCATTTGACAGGGCCTCCAGGGATGGCTACGCTGTGAGGGCCGCGGACACCTTCGGGGCAGATGAGGAGAACCCTGCCACCCTGAGGTGCATCGAGACCGTTGATGCGGGGTCTGTACCGTCCCTTGAGGTTGCTGAGGGGTTGTGTACCAGGATAAGCACCGGGGCCCCTGTGCCTGAGGGTGCAGACGCAGTGGTCATGGTTGAGTACACCTGGGAGGAGGGGGACCGGGTTTACATCCAGAGACCTGCCTACCCGTCCCAGCACATAGCTGCAAGGGGATCCGATATCGGGGCGGGAAACGTCCTCCTCAGGGCTGGAACAGTACTTTCACCCGATAAAATAGCAGCCCTCTCAGCTGCAGGGATAACCCGCGTCAATGTGATTTCAAAGCCATCTGTATGTGTTATATCCACGGGTAATGAACTCATTGAGCCATCAGGACAGCTAGAGCCAGGTAAAATATTTGATTCAAATTCCGCGGGCCTTTCATCCGCCCTGAAGGAGGCGGGCTGCTCTGTTAAACGTGGAGGGATAGTGCGGGATGACTATGGAGAGCTCAGGGATGCCATCCTCAGGGGCCTTGAGGAGGCTGATATGGTAATAACATCCGGGGGGACATCTGCAGGGGCCGGTGACATACTCTCGGAGGTCCTGGATGAACTGGGCAGGGTGGTTATCCATGGTATCTCAATAAAGCCTGGTAAACCCACCATAGTCGGGGTGGTTGATGATAAAATTGTTGTCGGACTCCCGGGGTTCCCTGTATCAGCCCTCATAGTGTTCATGTCACTCATAGAACCATTCATAAGGAAACTGTCAGGTAGAAAGGCATCCTCAGGGCAGGTTAAAACCCTTAAACTTGCAGAGCGGCTCCACTCATCAAGGGGCAGGGTGCACTATGCACTTGTGATGGTGGACGGGGATTATGCACGCCCAATATTCAAGGATTCAGGTGCAGTAGCAGCCCTGGCAGGGGCCGATGGTTACATTGAGGTCCCCAAGAACGTTGAGATCATCAATGAGGGAGAGGAAGTTGAAGTTGTTCTCTTCGAAAATCAGTAG
- the eif1A gene encoding translation initiation factor eIF-1A has translation MSRGHQTQEVRRVRTPRRGEIPGVVEQIMGHGKLKVRCADGHIRLGRIPGKMKKRIWIREGDVVLVKPWEFQSEEKADIVWRYTRTESNWLERKGYLKL, from the coding sequence TTGAGTAGAGGACATCAGACACAGGAAGTCAGGCGTGTTAGGACCCCCAGGAGGGGTGAGATACCGGGAGTTGTTGAACAGATAATGGGCCACGGAAAACTGAAGGTGAGGTGTGCCGATGGTCATATAAGGCTCGGCCGTATCCCCGGAAAGATGAAAAAGAGGATATGGATACGTGAAGGGGACGTGGTCCTTGTTAAGCCCTGGGAGTTCCAGAGCGAAGAGAAGGCTGATATCGTCTGGAGATACACGCGTACAGAGTCAAACTGGCTCGAAAGGAAGGGTTACCTTAAACTGTGA
- a CDS encoding serine protein kinase RIO: MDPEETGKAPEIRALKSRAVDRVDSDLGRMEAVKRLKGVEDRRVGSEVFDELTLKTLYKLANSGYLAVLNGAVSTGKEANVFKGITDTDDFVAVKIYRVATSDFKKMQYYIQGDPRFKVRTTNRRQLVQAWVNKEFRNLKRALEAGVRVPEPVTARDNVLIMEFIGKDGVPAPTMRDAPPEDPEEALETIIEYMHRLYKGARLVHGDLSFFNILNHCGEPVIIDVSQAMVLDHPLAGELLERDIENIIRDFRRIGVSVTADYIRERITGK; this comes from the coding sequence ATGGACCCCGAAGAAACCGGGAAGGCCCCCGAGATCAGGGCGCTTAAATCCAGAGCAGTGGACAGGGTTGATTCCGACCTTGGCCGGATGGAGGCTGTTAAAAGATTAAAGGGTGTTGAGGACCGGCGGGTCGGTAGCGAGGTCTTTGATGAGCTGACCCTCAAAACCCTCTACAAGCTGGCGAATTCAGGTTACCTTGCTGTTCTCAATGGTGCTGTGAGTACCGGGAAGGAGGCCAATGTCTTCAAGGGCATCACAGACACCGACGACTTCGTTGCAGTCAAGATCTACCGGGTGGCCACATCCGACTTCAAGAAGATGCAGTACTACATCCAGGGGGACCCCCGATTCAAGGTCAGGACAACAAACAGGCGCCAGCTGGTCCAGGCATGGGTTAACAAGGAATTCCGGAACCTTAAGAGGGCACTTGAGGCAGGGGTCCGTGTACCGGAACCGGTCACTGCAAGGGACAATGTGCTCATAATGGAATTCATTGGGAAGGATGGTGTTCCAGCGCCCACCATGCGGGACGCCCCACCAGAGGACCCTGAGGAAGCCCTTGAGACAATAATTGAATACATGCACCGCCTCTATAAGGGAGCCCGGCTTGTCCATGGGGATCTATCATTCTTCAACATACTCAACCATTGCGGTGAACCCGTGATAATAGATGTATCACAGGCAATGGTGCTTGACCATCCCCTTGCCGGCGAACTCCTTGAAAGGGACATAGAGAACATAATACGTGACTTCAGAAGGATAGGGGTTTCTGTAACTGCAGATTATATCCGGGAGAGGATAACCGGAAAGTAA
- a CDS encoding KH domain-containing protein, whose translation MPAEEYIKIPRERVGVLIGKNGAVKAKIERLTQTELEIDSETGAVTLIPQDELEDPLSPWKARHIVRAIGRGFNPEVALRLLDDDVALEVIKITDYVGKSKKAIARQKGRVIGREGITRRIIHDMTGVDISVYGKTVSLIGEFEKLAVAREAIEMILNGARHKSVYAFLEKKKQELKMKEFQEGAKLM comes from the coding sequence ATGCCAGCCGAGGAATACATTAAAATACCCCGCGAGAGGGTTGGAGTTTTAATAGGCAAAAACGGTGCGGTTAAGGCAAAAATAGAGCGCCTGACCCAGACTGAACTGGAAATTGACAGCGAAACCGGTGCAGTTACTCTCATACCACAGGATGAACTGGAGGATCCCCTCTCACCATGGAAGGCCAGGCACATTGTCAGGGCCATAGGGAGGGGTTTCAACCCTGAGGTTGCCCTGAGGCTCCTTGATGACGATGTCGCCCTTGAGGTCATCAAGATAACCGACTATGTTGGTAAATCCAAGAAGGCCATTGCAAGGCAGAAGGGTCGTGTCATCGGTCGTGAAGGTATAACAAGGCGTATAATCCATGATATGACAGGCGTGGACATATCTGTTTACGGCAAGACGGTTTCGCTCATAGGAGAATTTGAGAAACTTGCTGTTGCCCGGGAAGCCATTGAAATGATACTTAATGGTGCAAGACACAAATCTGTGTACGCGTTTCTTGAAAAGAAGAAGCAGGAACTGAAAATGAAGGAGTTTCAGGAAGGCGCTAAATTAATGTAA
- the top6B gene encoding DNA topoisomerase VI subunit B: MARQALDLFDEGFQELTPSEFFRKNKQMLGFTGKIRSLTIVFHELITNSFDAAEEAGILPEIKIDLKRIGKDHYILRHQDNGPGIPEKYIPKVFCTMFAGSKFRNIQSRGQQGLGCSGCVLLSQMTTGKPVKVISGTMENGELKGVKMTLKMDVKKNQGLILEKEEVEVDGTGVCIELHFKDVSYSLSEQGAYEYIRRTMIANPHARIVFNDPTGNRYVFNRASDVIPPMPKEVLPHPWGVTADDLIFMAKHTDKRRFGSMLKSNLSRMSSMKIKELEELTGIDLNKRPKDMKWEEAEQIVEAFKKMKFMSPPTSGLIPIGEEQIEKGMKEILQPEFTATVTRKPKTYRGGIAFIVEAGIAYGGNSGRLVGDQRKAEIMRFANRVPLTFDAGSCAITEGVKSLDWKRYGIRDLENAPISIFVNVVSTNVPYLSTGKQSVSPEPEILGEIRQATMIVARKLYKYLRKKKAAKEEAQRAKIFESYVPVIIKQAALLAEREEPDYRELLDTVTRRAKLEILGGITE, translated from the coding sequence TTGGCGAGGCAAGCTTTGGATCTCTTTGATGAAGGATTCCAGGAACTCACTCCCTCAGAATTCTTCAGAAAAAACAAGCAGATGCTTGGTTTTACCGGGAAAATAAGGTCACTTACAATAGTGTTCCATGAACTCATAACCAACAGCTTTGACGCTGCCGAAGAGGCAGGTATACTCCCTGAGATCAAAATAGATCTCAAGAGAATCGGGAAGGACCACTACATCCTGAGACACCAGGACAACGGTCCGGGTATACCTGAAAAGTACATCCCAAAGGTCTTCTGTACCATGTTCGCAGGGTCAAAGTTCAGGAACATCCAGTCCAGGGGACAGCAGGGACTCGGATGCAGTGGCTGTGTGCTGCTATCACAGATGACCACAGGTAAACCCGTGAAGGTCATCTCAGGTACAATGGAAAACGGGGAACTCAAGGGGGTCAAAATGACCCTCAAGATGGATGTTAAAAAGAACCAGGGCCTCATACTCGAAAAGGAGGAAGTCGAAGTCGATGGTACCGGTGTCTGCATAGAACTCCACTTCAAGGACGTCTCCTACTCACTCTCAGAACAGGGAGCCTACGAGTACATAAGGAGGACAATGATAGCCAACCCCCATGCCAGGATAGTATTCAATGACCCAACCGGGAACCGTTACGTCTTTAACAGGGCATCCGACGTCATACCCCCAATGCCAAAGGAGGTCCTCCCCCACCCATGGGGTGTCACCGCCGATGACCTTATATTCATGGCAAAGCACACCGATAAAAGGCGGTTCGGGAGCATGCTGAAAAGCAACCTCTCGAGGATGTCCTCCATGAAGATCAAGGAACTGGAGGAACTGACAGGGATAGACCTCAACAAAAGACCGAAGGACATGAAGTGGGAGGAGGCCGAGCAGATAGTTGAGGCCTTCAAGAAGATGAAATTCATGTCACCCCCGACCTCCGGCCTCATACCCATCGGAGAGGAGCAGATTGAGAAGGGTATGAAGGAGATACTCCAGCCAGAGTTCACAGCAACGGTAACAAGGAAGCCAAAGACCTACCGTGGGGGTATAGCCTTCATAGTTGAGGCAGGTATCGCCTACGGTGGAAACTCCGGCAGACTGGTCGGTGACCAGAGAAAGGCTGAGATAATGAGGTTCGCCAACAGGGTACCCCTCACCTTCGACGCTGGAAGCTGTGCCATAACAGAGGGTGTTAAGAGCCTCGACTGGAAGCGTTACGGCATAAGGGACCTTGAAAATGCACCCATAAGCATATTCGTCAATGTGGTGTCAACCAACGTCCCCTACCTGTCAACGGGTAAGCAGAGTGTGTCACCTGAACCCGAGATACTCGGGGAGATCAGGCAGGCCACCATGATAGTTGCAAGGAAGCTCTACAAGTACCTCAGGAAGAAGAAGGCAGCCAAGGAGGAGGCGCAGAGGGCGAAGATCTTTGAGAGCTACGTGCCTGTGATCATAAAACAGGCCGCTCTTCTGGCTGAGCGGGAAGAACCCGATTACAGAGAACTCCTCGACACAGTTACAAGAAGGGCAAAACTTGAAATTCTGGGGGGAATCACTGAATGA